The stretch of DNA CAGGAAGGAAATCACCTAAAAAAGAAACTGTCAGAGAGATTTAATAGTCACATGTTATCATTAGGAGTTGGTTACTGTGTCACATTCATGCTTTTAGCTAAACACTTTAAGATtcaatattactttttttctctcctctgaaATGTGTCCGGTGAAGATGTCCCACTAAGGTAAGTTTGACATGGTGTAAGGGAGTTGAAAGGGGTAAACGCGGATAAAGAGCAGATTACTTGACCCTACATTTTAAGAGAAGACGACGCCTTCCGGGCGCACGCCGAGCAGAACTCCACCGACACCTTATCCTTGTCCACATGGAGACAGACTCCTCCCGCCGAGTCGTCCTCTTCCAGCAGGTCCTGCTTCTGCTTTCCCACCGGCAGAGCGTAGTCGTGGTCACCGGCGGGCGAGTCTCTGAAGAGCGAGGTGGTCAGCCGCAGTCCCACGCCGCTCAGCCGGCTCAGCAAGCGAGCCAGTCCAGTCTCGTTGGCTAAGACTGCCCGTAGGTAGCGACTCTCCTCCTGCAGTGCCTGTACGCGTTTGCCCAGCTCCCGATTCTCGGCCCGCAGCTCCTGGTTCTCGGCTGCCAGACCCCGGACTCGACTCTCCAGCCCCATCACGTACTCCTTCTTCTTCAGTCGATTAAGGCGGGCAGCGGCCGCCGCCGCCTTCCGGGGACTCTTTGTCGCCGCCTGGTTGTTGTCGTTACCGCTGCCGCCACCGCCGCCTCCTCCTGGGGACTTTCTCCGCCTCTTTTCGGCGCTGCCActgtcactgctgctgctgcagcctcCGATACCGTTTAACAGCCTTTGCAGCAGGTCAGAGAAGCGCTGCATTTCAGCAGCCGCGGCCTCATCGTCATCGTCCCCTCTCCACAGGCCGCCGCTATCCGAGCCTCCGCCAGACGAGGAGAGAGGCCCCGGCGAGCTAAGCCCGGGGTCCAGGTGCCAGTCCGGTTGCCTGGGGTCCAGGAGATCCGCCAGTTCCAGCCCAGACAGAAAGTCCATATCCTCCGTCTCTTCCCCCGGGAGGCTGGCGATcgcctcctcctccatctcctcggGGGAGGGCGCGCGCACGGCCACGCCGCCGCGGCTCCCCCTCCCGGCTTCCAACTCTCCTTCGTCGCCAAACTGCTGCTTGCGGCCGGGAGATCCGGCCGCCGCCGTCTCCTCCTCCCCCGCTGCAGCCCGGGTCAGGTCAGAGGGCAGCGAACAAGTTGCAGCCGGCTCCGGGCTCTCACTGCGGGTTGGGGAGTTGCTGCCCGAGGCTGCCAGCAGCTTGGTCAGGCTATGCCTCATGAGGGCCAGCGGCGGGCCGCGGTAGGCCCCGGCCGCTAAGAGTGGGCCTCACGGGCCCCAAGGATCCCAGGCCCCAGGGCGGGTAGCCCCCGGCACTGGCCGAAACGAAATGCAGGGAAAGGTCCGAGTCGCCTCCCGCCTCACTTGGCTAGTCGACCCCCCGCGCCAAGGCGCGGGGAGGGACGGGAGAACGAAGCGGTGAGGCCCTGCGATGACTCGACCGCGCCACCCAGACAACGGCGTAGCCGGAAGTCAGTGGTTTTCGCCCCAGTCCCGCCCACCGCGTTTCGCGCGCCACCAGGCCGTAGTGTCGCGAGATTTCAGGGTGCTTTAGAGTGGGAATAATTCCAGCTTTCTAGTGATGTCATAATAACAGCGGCAAAAATAACAAGTCTCTAGATTTATCCACCCTAATTCAATACCACCCAATACCCAGACTCAACAGTTCAACAcaacattttgctatatttgctttatctttACATAAatgcttgtaaattttttttttgctgaatcaTCCTAAAGTT from Homo sapiens chromosome 11, GRCh38.p14 Primary Assembly encodes:
- the CREBZF gene encoding CREB/ATF bZIP transcription factor isoform X2, which encodes MRHSLTKLLAASGSNSPTRSESPEPAATCSLPSDLTRAAAGEEETAAAGSPGRKQQFGDEGELEAGRGSRGGVAVRAPSPEEMEEEAIASLPGEETEDMDFLSGLELADLLDPRQPDWHLDPGLSSPGPLSSSGGGSDSGGLWRGDDDDEAAAAEMQRFSDLLQRLLNGIGGCSSSSDSGSAEKRRRKSPGGGGGGGSGNDNNQAATKSPRKAAAAAARLNRLKKKEYVMGLESRVRGLAAENQELRAENRELGKRVQALQEESRYLRAVLANETGLARLLSRLSGVGLRLTTSLFRDSPAGDHDYALPVGKQKQDLLEEDDSAGGVCLHVDKDKVSVEFCSACARKASSSLKM
- the CREBZF gene encoding CREB/ATF bZIP transcription factor isoform X1; protein product: MRHSLTKLLAASGSNSPTRSESPEPAATCSLPSDLTRAAAGEEETAAAGSPGRKQQFGDEGELEAGRGSRGGVAVRAPSPEEMEEEAIASLPGEETEDMDFLSGLELADLLDPRQPDWHLDPGLSSPGPLSSSGGGSDSGGLWRGDDDDEAAAAEMQRFSDLLQRLLNGIGGCSSSSDSGSAEKRRRKSPGGGGGGGSGNDNNQAATKSPRKAAAAAARLNRLKKKEYVMGLESRVRGLAAENQELRAENRELGKRVQALQEESRYLRAVLANETGLARLLSRLSGVGLRLTTSLFRDSPAGDHDYALPVGKQKQDLLEEDDSAGGVCLHVDKDKVSVEFCSACARKASSSLKIFFFR